A region from the Fundidesulfovibrio putealis DSM 16056 genome encodes:
- a CDS encoding PRC-barrel domain-containing protein yields MNYEERDTYGIYKAKSHKGPGPSIMGADTLIGNDVYNHNNEALGEIKEIMLDMSSGKVDYAVLSFGGFLGMGEKLFAVPWSSLTLDTKNKRFLLSIDKEHLKQAPGFDKDNWPDMASPDWAKGIHTYYSTKP; encoded by the coding sequence ATGAATTACGAAGAACGTGACACCTACGGAATTTACAAGGCCAAGAGTCATAAAGGTCCTGGCCCCTCAATAATGGGTGCAGACACTCTGATCGGCAATGATGTCTACAACCATAATAATGAGGCTCTGGGAGAGATCAAGGAAATCATGTTGGATATGAGCAGCGGCAAAGTGGATTATGCGGTGCTGTCCTTCGGCGGTTTCCTCGGAATGGGGGAGAAGCTGTTCGCGGTGCCGTGGAGTTCGCTGACCCTTGACACGAAGAACAAACGCTTTCTGCTCAGCATAGACAAGGAACATCTCAAGCAAGCGCCTGGATTCGACAAAGACAATTGGCCCGACATGGCCAGCCCGGACTGGGCTAAGGGAATTCATACATACTACAGCACAAAGCCGTGA
- a CDS encoding CsbD family protein, giving the protein MDKDQVKGRAKEVSGKVKEVAGKVVGDKKLEAKGNIEKNVGKAQAAYGDVKSEVKKGI; this is encoded by the coding sequence ATGGACAAGGATCAAGTTAAAGGTCGCGCCAAAGAAGTGAGCGGTAAGGTCAAGGAAGTCGCCGGAAAAGTCGTCGGCGATAAGAAACTGGAAGCCAAGGGCAACATCGAGAAAAACGTGGGTAAGGCTCAAGCTGCCTATGGCGATGTCAAGAGCGAAGTGAAGAAAGGCATCTAA
- a CDS encoding BON domain-containing protein — translation MKQRAAVFSLILALLLAGTIALAATPQQESAGEFVDDTVITTKVKSAILADPTLKSFEIKVVTEKGVVQLSGFVSTQANITRAAEIARGVKGVKSVENDMRLK, via the coding sequence ATGAAACAACGAGCTGCTGTATTTTCATTGATCCTTGCGTTATTGTTGGCGGGCACCATAGCCTTGGCTGCTACGCCACAGCAAGAGTCTGCTGGAGAGTTTGTCGATGACACTGTCATTACAACTAAGGTGAAATCTGCAATTCTGGCAGATCCTACTTTGAAATCCTTCGAAATTAAAGTCGTAACAGAAAAGGGGGTGGTTCAATTGAGCGGCTTTGTCAGCACTCAGGCTAACATCACCAGGGCGGCCGAGATCGCACGTGGTGTCAAGGGCGTGAAGTCGGTCGAGAATGACATGCGGCTCAAATAA
- a CDS encoding DUF3309 family protein, which produces MLRIVLLVLLVLLLLGSFPTWPYSTGWGYGPSGGVGLILIILIVLIVSKRL; this is translated from the coding sequence GTGCTACGGATAGTGCTCTTAGTTCTGTTGGTACTGCTACTGCTCGGTTCTTTTCCAACATGGCCGTACAGCACGGGTTGGGGATATGGTCCGAGTGGGGGGGTTGGATTAATACTCATAATACTAATTGTTCTCATTGTGTCAAAGAGACTATGA